One window of Paludibacter propionicigenes WB4 genomic DNA carries:
- a CDS encoding SDR family oxidoreductase, which produces MKIGVTGATGQLGRLVIEGLKQKVAAETIVALVRNPAKAADLGVETRAFDYSQAETLAASLQGVDKLLLISGNEIGQRLPQHKAVIAAAKQAGVKQIVYTSLLHADSSPLSLTVEHLGTEVALKESGLTYTILRNGWYTENYTGSAKGAISAGAFIGNAGDGKIASAARADYAEAAVVVLAGEGHENKTYELAGDEAYTLTELAAEISKQTGKTVPYNNLTEAQYTDILKSFGLPEGLAKMLADSDTGASKGGLFDDSHVLSKLIGRPTTPLAEVVAKAIA; this is translated from the coding sequence ATGAAAATTGGAGTAACAGGTGCGACAGGTCAATTAGGTCGCTTAGTGATTGAAGGTTTGAAACAAAAAGTAGCTGCCGAAACAATAGTAGCTTTAGTTCGGAACCCGGCAAAAGCCGCTGATTTAGGGGTGGAAACACGTGCATTTGACTATTCACAAGCAGAAACCTTGGCAGCTTCGTTGCAAGGAGTTGATAAATTGTTACTGATTTCGGGTAACGAAATCGGACAACGTTTACCGCAACACAAAGCTGTGATTGCCGCTGCCAAACAAGCGGGCGTGAAACAAATTGTGTATACAAGCCTTTTACATGCCGACAGCTCGCCGCTTTCGTTGACAGTAGAGCATTTAGGAACCGAAGTTGCCCTAAAAGAATCAGGACTAACTTACACCATTCTTCGTAATGGCTGGTACACCGAAAACTATACCGGCTCAGCCAAAGGTGCCATTAGTGCCGGAGCATTCATTGGAAATGCCGGTGATGGTAAAATTGCTTCTGCAGCACGTGCAGACTATGCCGAAGCGGCAGTTGTGGTATTGGCGGGTGAAGGTCACGAAAACAAAACCTACGAACTGGCCGGTGACGAAGCCTATACGCTCACAGAACTGGCAGCAGAAATATCGAAGCAAACCGGAAAAACCGTTCCTTACAACAATCTGACCGAAGCGCAATATACAGATATTCTGAAAAGCTTTGGTTTGCCCGAAGGCTTAGCCAAAATGTTGGCCGATTCGGACACAGGCGCATCGAAAGGTGGATTGTTTGACGATTCGCATGTACTTTCAAAACTTATTGGTCGCCCTACAACACCGTTGGCAGAAGTTGTTGCTAAAGCAATAGCTTAA
- a CDS encoding tRNA dihydrouridine synthase gives MLNFWQSLQKPIIALAPMEDVTDTVFREVIRSVSESDALHVMFTEFTSADGLCNEKGREFVATRLHVSETERELLKATNTKLVAQIWGSDPVKFHESAKLISAMGLFDGIDINMGCPVKKVVKNHSCSDLINHPEMAKQIVVATREGTNLPVSVKTRIGFSSIVTEEWIGQLLEVHPAAITIHGRTRSMMSNGLALWDEIGKAVQLRNQSKSSTLILGNGDVDSHATALAKVRDFGVDGVMVGRGVFKNPWMFNAVDKEISRQMRIDLVVKHIQLYDTTWKEKGNFNVLKRFFKIYLNGFDGAAQWRDQLMHCKNCGEALNIIEKM, from the coding sequence ATGTTGAATTTCTGGCAATCTCTCCAAAAACCCATCATTGCGCTGGCACCTATGGAGGATGTGACTGATACCGTTTTCAGAGAGGTGATCCGTTCGGTCTCTGAATCGGATGCGTTGCATGTGATGTTTACGGAGTTTACTTCCGCCGATGGGCTTTGCAATGAGAAAGGACGGGAGTTTGTAGCTACCAGACTGCATGTGAGCGAAACAGAACGTGAGTTGCTCAAAGCTACAAACACTAAACTCGTTGCTCAGATTTGGGGATCCGATCCGGTGAAATTTCACGAAAGTGCAAAGTTGATTTCCGCTATGGGACTGTTTGATGGCATTGATATAAACATGGGCTGCCCGGTGAAAAAGGTTGTGAAAAACCATAGCTGTTCCGATTTGATTAATCATCCCGAAATGGCAAAACAAATCGTCGTAGCTACTCGCGAAGGGACTAACTTGCCTGTGAGTGTAAAAACCCGTATTGGATTTAGTTCTATAGTTACCGAAGAATGGATAGGGCAGTTGCTCGAAGTGCATCCGGCAGCCATTACTATTCATGGCCGAACGCGATCTATGATGTCAAACGGTTTAGCGTTGTGGGACGAGATTGGCAAAGCCGTTCAGCTTCGAAATCAGTCAAAAAGTTCTACTCTGATACTGGGGAATGGCGATGTAGATAGTCATGCTACCGCTTTAGCCAAGGTTCGAGACTTTGGAGTGGATGGAGTGATGGTGGGTAGAGGTGTTTTTAAAAATCCATGGATGTTCAATGCTGTTGACAAAGAAATAAGCAGACAAATGCGTATTGATTTAGTTGTAAAGCACATACAGCTTTATGATACAACATGGAAAGAGAAAGGGAATTTCAATGTGCTGAAGCGTTTCTTCAAAATTTATCTCAATGGTTTCGATGGAGCCGCTCAATGGCGCGATCAATTAATGCATTGTAAAAATTGTGGGGAAGCCTTGAACATAATTGAAAAAATGTAG
- a CDS encoding LysR family transcriptional regulator has translation MEIRQLKYFIKSAELLNFTEAAKASNIAESTLSQQIKQLEIELDILLFKRIKKRIELTEAGEMLLPYARRTVAGSEDAIQRMKDLQNLHTGTLRIGGTFSLCSLLTDTLLKFSQKYPNIKVSVECQTANKLLEHLKDHKLDLALCFESPLPFESVESEYLFDSPMCVIMHQYHPLAALKEIPLVKLNDYPLALTIKEMHARAIFDNFLLANKQKVEPQLELNDINIMFQLVKTKHWVTILPKSTIINEKELKAVPIAEKGLNMRAALMWLKDNYQKKAVTEFSQMLLKNLKG, from the coding sequence ATGGAAATAAGACAATTGAAATATTTTATAAAATCGGCAGAATTGTTGAATTTTACGGAAGCAGCAAAGGCTTCTAATATTGCAGAAAGCACACTTTCACAGCAAATTAAACAATTGGAGATAGAGCTGGATATATTGTTGTTTAAGAGGATAAAAAAGCGCATTGAACTGACCGAGGCCGGTGAAATGTTGCTGCCGTATGCCCGAAGAACAGTGGCGGGGTCGGAGGATGCGATACAACGGATGAAAGATTTGCAGAACCTGCATACCGGAACGTTGCGTATTGGCGGTACGTTCAGTCTCTGCTCATTACTGACGGATACGTTGTTGAAATTCTCCCAGAAATATCCCAACATAAAAGTTTCGGTAGAATGTCAGACGGCCAACAAACTATTGGAGCACCTGAAAGATCATAAACTGGATTTGGCACTTTGTTTTGAATCACCACTGCCGTTTGAATCGGTTGAAAGCGAGTATTTGTTTGATTCCCCCATGTGTGTAATTATGCATCAGTATCATCCGTTGGCTGCTTTGAAAGAAATACCCTTGGTGAAATTGAACGATTATCCATTGGCACTTACCATCAAAGAGATGCATGCCCGGGCTATTTTCGATAATTTCTTGCTGGCGAACAAACAGAAGGTGGAACCACAGTTGGAGTTGAACGATATCAATATCATGTTTCAGCTCGTCAAAACCAAGCATTGGGTTACTATTTTACCAAAGTCGACGATTATCAATGAAAAAGAATTGAAAGCTGTACCTATAGCCGAAAAGGGTTTGAATATGCGGGCTGCTCTTATGTGGCTCAAGGATAATTATCAGAAAAAAGCAGTTACCGAGTTCTCACAAATGTTATTGAAGAATCTGAAAGGATAA
- a CDS encoding bile acid:sodium symporter family protein, with translation MQLIRFIKNWTLPLSMITGALAYFIFVNIPMLAPVKPFANEFINLAQPTLIFLMLFVTFCKVNPRDLHPTRMHLWMLLIQVGAFCLLGLPLVFFPDTEYRVVLEGAMICMITPTATAAAVITGKLGGNTQSLVSYTIIINMVSAIVIPLALPMVHPNPSLSFFPSFLLILRRVFPLLMLPFVAAWGVRVYLPKLHAKLLTFKDLAFYLWAVALAIAVGVTVRSIVHTDVAITLLVGIAVASLITCIVQFALGQKIGLQYDDRIGGGQSLGQKSTVFSIWLGATFMSPVTSMAGGFYSIWHNVYNSYQLYQNRKETETDCEQIKKDASPACAAL, from the coding sequence ATGCAACTGATAAGATTTATCAAGAACTGGACGCTTCCGCTATCCATGATCACCGGTGCGCTTGCCTACTTCATTTTTGTGAACATTCCGATGTTGGCACCCGTTAAACCATTTGCCAACGAATTTATCAACCTCGCGCAACCTACGTTGATTTTTCTGATGCTTTTCGTCACCTTTTGTAAGGTCAATCCGCGTGATTTGCATCCCACCCGCATGCATTTGTGGATGTTGCTTATTCAGGTAGGTGCCTTTTGTCTATTGGGCTTACCGCTCGTTTTCTTTCCCGACACCGAATATCGTGTTGTACTCGAAGGAGCCATGATTTGTATGATTACTCCCACCGCCACTGCCGCAGCCGTCATTACAGGCAAACTGGGCGGAAATACGCAATCGCTGGTAAGTTACACCATCATTATCAACATGGTTTCTGCCATTGTCATACCGTTGGCATTACCCATGGTGCATCCCAATCCATCATTGAGTTTTTTTCCATCGTTCCTGCTTATCCTGCGCAGAGTGTTTCCATTGCTTATGCTTCCGTTCGTAGCTGCTTGGGGAGTTCGTGTATATTTACCTAAACTACACGCGAAACTGCTTACTTTCAAAGATCTGGCATTCTACTTATGGGCTGTAGCTTTGGCCATAGCTGTAGGAGTTACTGTACGAAGCATTGTTCACACTGATGTAGCTATTACTTTACTCGTTGGTATTGCCGTGGCTTCACTTATCACTTGTATAGTTCAGTTTGCCCTTGGACAAAAAATCGGATTACAATACGATGACCGAATTGGAGGTGGACAAAGTCTTGGACAGAAAAGCACCGTTTTCTCCATTTGGTTAGGTGCCACTTTTATGAGTCCGGTGACTTCTATGGCCGGTGGTTTTTATAGTATCTGGCACAATGTGTACAACTCGTATCAGCTCTACCAAAACCGTAAAGAGACTGAAACTGATTGCGAACAAATCAAAAAAGACGCATCACCTGCTTGTGCAGCTCTGTAG
- a CDS encoding helix-turn-helix domain-containing protein, translating into MDKFQIIQPSALLAPYVKQYWFLWVDSVANGSQRAIPCGSMGLVFNRGDKIYSSFEKGFQPRSHLFGQSTTYADMYFEKLDLIIVVFQPIGAKVFFSMPMDELRGQNVEIDALSDSQIMELEDRLMAIADNQTCVHQIERFLLNRLYRFEAYNYKRLTSAIGTINYSGNNVSTLAHEACLSQKQFKRIFTDYVGLNPKEFLQIARFSKTTHTLQTQPLISLDDLAYKQGYYDRSHLIKDFKTFSGYKPTEFIANCDPYSDYMSLFQTFFIDTKYQLK; encoded by the coding sequence ATGGATAAGTTTCAAATCATACAACCTTCCGCGTTGCTTGCACCTTATGTTAAGCAATATTGGTTTTTATGGGTGGATAGCGTTGCGAACGGATCGCAACGTGCTATTCCATGCGGAAGCATGGGACTTGTTTTTAATCGTGGAGACAAAATATACTCATCATTCGAAAAAGGTTTTCAGCCCAGATCACATCTCTTTGGACAATCAACAACTTATGCTGATATGTATTTTGAAAAGCTTGATCTGATTATAGTTGTATTTCAACCTATTGGAGCTAAAGTATTTTTTAGCATGCCAATGGACGAATTGAGAGGACAGAATGTAGAGATTGATGCTTTGAGCGACTCTCAAATTATGGAATTGGAAGATCGCTTAATGGCTATTGCAGACAATCAAACTTGCGTCCATCAGATTGAACGGTTCTTGTTGAATCGTCTTTATCGGTTTGAAGCTTACAACTATAAACGACTTACATCGGCTATCGGAACTATCAATTATAGCGGAAATAATGTTTCCACACTGGCACATGAGGCTTGCTTGAGCCAAAAACAATTCAAACGCATTTTTACAGACTATGTCGGCTTAAACCCGAAGGAGTTCTTACAAATCGCCCGTTTTTCAAAAACCACTCACACACTTCAAACCCAACCGCTAATTAGTTTAGATGACTTAGCTTACAAACAGGGGTATTATGATCGGTCTCATTTAATCAAAGATTTCAAAACATTCTCAGGATATAAACCAACAGAGTTTATCGCCAATTGCGATCCTTACTCCGACTACATGTCGTTATTTCAAACATTTTTCATCGATACAAAGTATCAATTAAAGTAG
- a CDS encoding ATP-binding protein — translation MWVDREIKTELVDLALHYPVVMITGPRQAGKTSLARQVFPDKPYYSFENPDVRQQILSDPRAFFTANPDGAIIDEFQRYPEILSYIQGIVDEKKQNGQFILTGSNNVSMLSKVTQSLAGRVALLKLLPFSIAELDAFGKNYSVNDYLLNGFYPRVYADNLNPTKAYRNYYETYVERDIRQILQVKDVSLFQKFMKLCAGRVGQLFNANNLATEVGVSSMTIQAWLSALQATYIVFLVQPWSANISKRLVKTPKLYFYDVGLAAYLLGIENTSHVETHPLRGSLFENMVTLELLKKRYNSGLDNNLYFYRDNHGNEVDIMQEAGYQLNLFEIKSAETFTPHFLKGLDYLKKIVPDRVGKSNLVYAGSDEMTIKEHRIVNYKNLFS, via the coding sequence ATGTGGGTAGACAGAGAAATAAAAACAGAATTAGTTGATTTGGCTTTGCACTATCCGGTGGTAATGATAACCGGACCTCGTCAGGCTGGTAAAACTTCATTGGCTCGTCAGGTTTTTCCGGATAAGCCTTATTATTCTTTCGAAAATCCTGACGTGCGTCAACAAATTTTATCCGATCCTCGTGCTTTTTTTACAGCCAATCCTGATGGAGCCATTATAGATGAATTTCAGCGTTATCCCGAAATACTCTCGTATATACAAGGAATTGTAGACGAAAAGAAGCAAAATGGTCAATTTATTTTAACGGGAAGTAATAATGTTTCCATGTTGAGTAAAGTGACTCAAAGTTTGGCGGGTAGAGTGGCATTGTTGAAGTTGCTTCCATTCTCTATAGCTGAACTTGATGCTTTTGGGAAAAATTATTCGGTTAATGATTATCTATTGAATGGCTTTTATCCACGGGTGTATGCAGATAATCTGAATCCTACGAAAGCTTATCGGAATTATTATGAAACCTACGTTGAAAGAGACATTCGTCAAATTTTGCAGGTAAAGGATGTTTCACTATTTCAAAAATTTATGAAATTGTGCGCCGGTCGTGTGGGGCAACTTTTTAATGCAAATAATTTAGCGACAGAAGTTGGTGTTTCATCTATGACTATTCAAGCGTGGCTTTCGGCTTTGCAGGCAACTTATATTGTTTTTTTAGTGCAACCCTGGTCGGCTAATATCAGTAAACGGTTGGTTAAGACTCCTAAGCTTTATTTCTACGACGTGGGGTTGGCGGCTTATCTGTTGGGAATTGAAAACACCTCGCATGTTGAGACGCATCCGTTGCGAGGTTCGCTGTTTGAAAATATGGTAACGCTCGAATTACTTAAAAAGCGGTATAATTCAGGATTAGATAACAATCTATATTTCTATCGCGATAATCACGGTAATGAAGTTGATATTATGCAGGAAGCCGGTTATCAATTGAATTTATTTGAAATAAAATCAGCTGAAACGTTTACACCTCATTTTCTAAAAGGGTTGGATTATTTAAAAAAGATTGTACCCGATCGGGTAGGCAAATCGAATTTGGTTTATGCCGGTAGTGACGAAATGACTATCAAAGAACACCGCATTGTCAACTATAAAAATTTATTCAGCTAA
- a CDS encoding rhodanese-related sulfurtransferase, with protein MLENRIDRRILKENLHNESFKRQTISFYKYFEINNPTEFRNQVYEQWFALNCFGRIYVAHEGINAQMSVPEDNMAEFLKQLYAIPQLTNVPIKQAIEDDGKSFYKLTIKVRPKIVADGLPDNTYDLSKVGKHLTALEFHEAIEEPEAIVVDMRNHYESEIGHFKNAFCPDADTFREEILMVLEKYKDEKDKPFLLYCTGGIRCEKASSFLINNGFENVSQLYGGIIEYAQQIKKLGIESKFYGKNFVFDQRLGESVDGQVISHCHQCGKPADTHTNCANDDCHLLFIQCDDCKTKYEGCCCDDCKTVIQLPLEDRKKLRVQHHQKYADSKIFKSRLRPKLKADI; from the coding sequence ATGTTAGAGAATAGAATTGACAGACGAATTTTAAAAGAAAACCTTCATAACGAGTCATTTAAACGACAAACAATTTCATTTTACAAGTATTTTGAGATAAACAATCCTACTGAATTTCGTAACCAGGTTTATGAGCAATGGTTTGCACTGAATTGCTTCGGGCGGATTTATGTAGCGCACGAAGGCATTAATGCTCAAATGAGTGTACCCGAAGATAATATGGCAGAGTTTTTAAAGCAACTGTACGCCATTCCACAACTTACCAATGTGCCAATTAAACAGGCGATTGAAGATGATGGAAAGTCATTCTACAAACTAACCATCAAAGTGCGTCCGAAAATTGTAGCAGACGGGTTGCCTGACAACACTTACGATTTATCAAAAGTGGGCAAACACCTAACTGCACTTGAGTTTCACGAAGCCATCGAAGAGCCGGAAGCGATTGTTGTAGATATGCGTAACCATTACGAAAGTGAAATCGGGCATTTTAAAAATGCTTTTTGCCCTGATGCAGATACTTTTCGCGAAGAAATTCTGATGGTGCTGGAAAAATATAAGGATGAGAAAGACAAGCCTTTTTTATTGTATTGCACTGGGGGTATCCGTTGCGAAAAGGCAAGTTCATTCCTGATTAACAACGGTTTTGAAAATGTGTCGCAACTCTATGGAGGCATTATCGAATATGCACAGCAAATAAAAAAGCTCGGCATTGAATCGAAATTTTATGGAAAGAATTTTGTTTTCGATCAAAGATTGGGGGAATCTGTAGATGGTCAAGTGATTTCTCATTGTCACCAATGCGGAAAACCTGCTGATACACATACCAATTGTGCCAATGATGATTGTCATTTGCTTTTTATCCAGTGCGATGACTGCAAAACGAAATATGAAGGTTGCTGTTGCGACGATTGCAAAACGGTTATTCAACTTCCACTCGAAGACCGTAAGAAATTGCGCGTTCAGCATCATCAAAAATACGCTGATAGCAAGATTTTTAAAAGCAGATTGCGCCCCAAATTAAAGGCAGATATTTAG
- the purL gene encoding phosphoribosylformylglycinamidine synthase, which produces MIQFFRTPAQHLYAVQSSHPIAADDVRKLEWLFGEAKLLETETVEGNYVGPRREMITPWSTNAVEITQNMGISGIIRIEEYSLVPSTPSAKGGLEYDPMLQRIYTGLDQEIFTVNKQPDAIIYIDDIAAYNAQEGLALSPDEIEYLNGIAEKIGRKLTDSEVFGFSQVNSEHCRHKIFNGQFVIDGEEKELSLFKMIRKTSEENPNKLVSAYKDNVAFNAGPKIEQFAPASGDKPDYFQIKEIESVISLKAETHNFPTTVEPFNGAATGAGGEIRDRLGGGKASLPIAGTAVYMTSYARNDNSRSWENAINPRKWLYQTPEQILIKASNGASDFGNKFGQPLICGSLLTFEHEENNKKFGYDKVIMLAGGVGFGTMRDALKGEVEAGEKVVVMGGDNYRIGMGGAAVSSVQTGEYDNAIELNAVQRANPEMQKRVSNVIRTLAEADTNPIVSIHDHGAGGHLNCLSELVESTGGKIDLSALPVGDPTLSAKEIVGNESQERMGFVLPESAIESVKRIAERERAPMYVVGETTGDMKFVFEQADGEKPIDLRLDYMIGKPPRTIMTDSTIEEKFAPVEISEEKLQEYIQNVLQVESVACKDWLTNKVDRSITGKIARQQTAGEIQLPLSDLGVVALDYRGNAGIATSIGHAPLAAMVDPEAGSLLAVAEALTNIVWAPLTDGLDSVSLSANWMWPCNNPGEDARLYKAVEACSDFCCSLGINIPTGKDSLSMTQKYGDDKVFSPGTVIISAGAEVSDVKKTVSQVVVNDPKSAIYYVDFSFDNHKLGGSVLGQTLNKLGDEVPTVQDAEYFKAAFDSIQELINKGLILAGHDISEGGMITALLEMCFANANGGLSVNLEGIAETSLVNILFAENPGVLIQVKDRKVVEKVLEENGVGYARIATPIAERRLEIKKKSASYSFSINELRDIWFRSSYLLDRKQSGEICASARFNNYKNQPLEFAFTDSFKGKFSQFNISQDRKPSGVKAAIIREKGTNGDREMAYALYLAGFDVKDVHMTDLATGRETLEDVNMIVFCGGFSNSDVLGSAKGWAGGFLFNEKAKSALDKFYSRQDTLSLGICNGCQLMIELGLVNQEHDVKPRMLHNDSHKFESAFVGLTIPENNSVMLGSLSNSKLGVWVAHGEGKFYLPKPESEYNIIAKYSYASYPANPNGSDYGVAGICSADGRHLAMMPHPERAVFPWQWAHYPADRKNNDQITPWVEAFVNARKWVEKTIASK; this is translated from the coding sequence ATGATTCAATTTTTCCGAACTCCCGCCCAACATCTTTACGCAGTACAATCCAGTCATCCTATAGCGGCTGACGATGTACGAAAGTTAGAATGGCTTTTTGGTGAAGCTAAGTTGCTCGAAACCGAAACTGTCGAAGGAAATTACGTCGGTCCGCGCCGCGAAATGATTACCCCATGGAGTACGAATGCCGTTGAAATCACCCAAAATATGGGAATTTCCGGCATTATTCGTATAGAAGAGTATAGTCTGGTTCCAAGTACCCCATCTGCTAAAGGAGGTCTTGAATATGATCCTATGCTTCAGCGGATATACACAGGTCTGGACCAAGAAATTTTTACTGTAAATAAGCAGCCTGATGCTATTATTTACATCGATGATATTGCTGCTTATAATGCGCAAGAAGGATTGGCATTAAGTCCGGATGAAATTGAATATCTAAACGGAATTGCCGAAAAAATTGGAAGAAAACTGACTGACAGTGAGGTTTTCGGATTTTCGCAGGTAAACTCGGAACACTGCCGTCATAAAATCTTCAACGGACAGTTTGTTATCGATGGCGAAGAAAAAGAACTGAGCCTGTTCAAAATGATTCGCAAAACATCAGAAGAAAATCCAAATAAACTGGTTTCGGCCTACAAAGACAACGTGGCTTTCAACGCCGGTCCTAAAATTGAGCAATTTGCTCCGGCAAGCGGTGACAAACCAGATTATTTCCAAATCAAAGAAATTGAATCGGTTATTTCATTGAAAGCCGAAACACATAACTTCCCTACGACCGTTGAACCTTTCAACGGTGCAGCTACCGGAGCCGGTGGTGAAATTCGCGACCGCCTCGGTGGTGGAAAAGCCAGTTTGCCAATTGCCGGAACAGCGGTTTACATGACTTCATACGCTCGCAACGACAATTCGCGCAGCTGGGAAAATGCTATCAATCCACGCAAATGGTTGTACCAAACACCTGAACAAATTCTTATCAAGGCTTCGAACGGAGCTTCGGATTTCGGAAATAAATTTGGTCAACCGCTTATTTGTGGTTCGTTGCTGACTTTTGAGCACGAAGAAAACAACAAGAAATTCGGTTACGACAAAGTAATTATGTTGGCCGGTGGTGTTGGTTTCGGGACCATGCGCGATGCTTTGAAAGGCGAAGTAGAAGCTGGCGAAAAAGTGGTGGTAATGGGTGGTGACAACTACCGCATTGGTATGGGAGGTGCTGCTGTATCGTCTGTTCAGACAGGCGAATACGACAACGCCATTGAGTTAAATGCCGTACAACGTGCCAACCCGGAAATGCAGAAACGCGTTTCGAACGTAATTCGTACATTGGCTGAAGCCGACACAAACCCTATCGTTTCTATCCACGACCACGGTGCAGGCGGACACCTGAACTGTTTATCAGAATTGGTAGAATCGACCGGAGGTAAAATTGATTTATCTGCACTTCCTGTCGGTGACCCAACCTTGAGTGCCAAAGAAATTGTGGGTAATGAAAGTCAGGAGCGTATGGGATTTGTACTTCCTGAATCGGCTATCGAATCGGTGAAGCGAATTGCCGAACGCGAACGTGCTCCGATGTATGTAGTGGGTGAAACTACCGGCGATATGAAATTTGTATTCGAACAAGCCGATGGCGAAAAACCTATCGACCTGCGTCTGGATTATATGATTGGTAAACCGCCACGTACGATTATGACCGACAGCACCATTGAAGAAAAATTTGCTCCGGTTGAAATCAGCGAAGAAAAATTACAGGAATATATTCAAAACGTATTGCAGGTAGAATCGGTAGCTTGTAAAGACTGGTTGACAAATAAAGTAGACCGCTCTATTACAGGTAAAATTGCCCGCCAACAAACTGCAGGCGAAATTCAATTGCCATTGAGTGACCTTGGAGTTGTAGCACTTGATTATCGTGGTAATGCAGGTATAGCTACTTCTATCGGCCATGCACCGCTGGCAGCTATGGTAGATCCTGAAGCAGGTTCGTTACTGGCTGTAGCTGAAGCATTGACCAATATCGTTTGGGCACCATTGACCGACGGACTGGACAGCGTATCGTTGAGTGCCAACTGGATGTGGCCTTGTAACAATCCCGGCGAGGATGCCCGTCTTTACAAAGCCGTTGAAGCTTGTAGCGATTTCTGCTGCTCATTGGGCATCAATATCCCTACCGGAAAAGACTCACTTTCGATGACTCAAAAATATGGCGACGACAAAGTATTCTCACCCGGAACGGTGATTATCTCGGCCGGCGCTGAAGTATCGGACGTAAAGAAAACTGTAAGTCAGGTAGTGGTAAACGACCCTAAATCGGCAATTTATTACGTTGACTTCTCTTTTGACAACCATAAACTTGGTGGTTCGGTATTGGGACAAACACTTAACAAGTTAGGCGACGAAGTACCCACTGTGCAAGATGCGGAATACTTCAAGGCAGCTTTTGACAGCATTCAGGAATTAATCAACAAAGGTTTGATTCTGGCAGGACACGATATTTCGGAAGGTGGTATGATTACCGCATTGCTCGAAATGTGTTTTGCTAATGCAAATGGTGGTTTAAGTGTAAACCTCGAAGGAATCGCCGAAACATCGTTGGTAAACATTTTGTTTGCTGAAAATCCGGGTGTATTGATTCAGGTAAAAGATCGCAAAGTAGTAGAGAAAGTGCTTGAAGAAAATGGAGTTGGTTATGCCCGTATAGCTACTCCTATTGCCGAACGTCGTTTGGAAATCAAGAAGAAATCAGCTTCCTATTCATTCTCCATCAACGAACTGCGCGATATCTGGTTCCGCTCGTCTTACTTGCTTGATCGCAAACAAAGTGGCGAAATCTGCGCTTCGGCTCGTTTCAACAACTACAAAAATCAACCGTTGGAATTTGCATTTACCGATAGTTTCAAAGGCAAATTCTCGCAATTCAACATATCACAAGATCGCAAACCTAGTGGCGTGAAAGCAGCCATTATCCGCGAAAAAGGAACAAACGGTGACCGCGAAATGGCTTATGCACTTTACCTTGCAGGTTTCGACGTAAAAGACGTTCACATGACCGACCTTGCAACAGGTCGTGAAACGCTGGAAGACGTAAATATGATTGTGTTCTGTGGTGGATTCTCTAACTCCGACGTTCTTGGTTCAGCCAAAGGTTGGGCAGGTGGTTTCCTTTTCAACGAAAAAGCAAAATCAGCATTGGATAAATTCTACAGCCGACAAGACACCCTGAGTTTGGGTATTTGTAACGGTTGTCAGTTGATGATAGAACTTGGATTGGTAAATCAGGAACACGATGTGAAACCACGCATGTTGCACAATGATTCTCATAAATTTGAATCTGCATTCGTGGGCTTAACTATTCCAGAAAACAATTCGGTAATGCTGGGTTCATTATCCAACAGCAAACTCGGTGTTTGGGTGGCTCACGGTGAAGGAAAATTCTACCTTCCAAAACCGGAAAGCGAATACAACATCATTGCTAAATACTCGTATGCAAGCTATCCAGCTAACCCGAATGGTTCTGACTACGGTGTAGCCGGTATTTGTTCTGCAGATGGTCGTCACCTGGCTATGATGCCACACCCTGAACGTGCCGTGTTCCCTTGGCAATGGGCTCATTACCCTGCCGACCGCAAAAACAACGACCAGATCACTCCATGGGTGGAAGCGTTTGTAAATGCCCGGAAATGGGTAGAAAAGACGATTGCTAGTAAGTAG
- a CDS encoding winged helix-turn-helix transcriptional regulator: MARLKEKTLCPVTATLQLIGGRWKTIILYSLSNGTKRFGEIAVRIPDISRKVLTEQLKELEEDGLILREQFKEIPPRVEYSLTDMGRSLSPVINELEKWGLENVLAS; this comes from the coding sequence ATGGCAAGATTAAAAGAAAAGACTCTCTGTCCGGTAACTGCAACACTTCAACTGATAGGTGGAAGGTGGAAAACCATCATATTGTACTCACTTTCCAACGGCACAAAACGGTTTGGTGAAATAGCCGTTCGTATTCCCGATATATCCCGCAAGGTTCTCACCGAACAGCTTAAAGAATTGGAAGAAGATGGACTTATTCTAAGGGAGCAATTCAAGGAAATACCTCCACGTGTAGAATATTCACTTACCGATATGGGCAGAAGCCTTTCGCCGGTAATTAATGAATTGGAAAAATGGGGATTGGAAAATGTTTTGGCAAGCTGA